From the genome of Halomonas sp. I5-271120, one region includes:
- a CDS encoding inorganic diphosphatase, whose amino-acid sequence MKVALSSLVAAGLLFAASAQAQQNVFDYPQTDDAPASFNVVNEIPAGSFTKYEINAEHGQLIVDRYVSMPVRYPANYGSITSSAGGDGDPLDALVLTRDSIYPGAVITVRAIGVLRMVDDGEADDKIIAVPTNDVDPTYADVMAIEDLPKMQAERINAFFRVYKDLPDGGDIELNGFGDASEARDILTQAFDAYQAQP is encoded by the coding sequence ATGAAAGTCGCCCTCTCTTCCCTAGTCGCCGCTGGCCTGCTGTTTGCCGCGTCCGCCCAGGCGCAGCAGAACGTCTTCGACTATCCGCAAACCGATGACGCGCCGGCCAGCTTCAACGTGGTCAACGAGATCCCCGCCGGGAGTTTCACCAAGTACGAGATCAATGCCGAGCACGGTCAGTTGATTGTTGATCGTTACGTCTCGATGCCGGTGCGCTACCCCGCCAACTATGGGTCCATCACCAGTTCGGCAGGTGGCGATGGCGACCCGCTGGACGCGCTCGTACTGACCCGCGACAGCATCTATCCCGGCGCGGTGATCACGGTCAGGGCCATCGGCGTGCTGCGCATGGTCGACGACGGCGAGGCCGACGACAAGATCATTGCCGTGCCTACCAACGATGTGGACCCTACCTACGCCGACGTCATGGCGATCGAGGATCTGCCGAAGATGCAGGCCGAGCGCATCAACGCGTTCTTCCGCGTTTACAAGGACTTGCCGGATGGTGGCGACATCGAGCTGAACGGCTTCGGCGATGCCAGCGAAGCGCGCGACATCCTGACCCAGGCCTTCGACGCCTATCAGGCACAGCCGTAA
- a CDS encoding flavodoxin family protein, translated as MTRRLLIVAHAPSPNTQRLREAADRGARHPDLDDIEVMVKAPLDAGPDDIRACDAILLGTTENLGYMSGALKDFFDRSYYAVLEEKQGLPCALYVRAGHDGTGTRRAVESIVTGLRWRWVQDPLILRGDWQDAFADQLEELGLYLAAGLDTGIW; from the coding sequence ATGACCCGACGCCTGCTGATTGTGGCCCATGCGCCCTCCCCCAATACCCAGCGCCTGCGCGAGGCGGCCGACCGTGGCGCCCGCCACCCGGATCTCGACGACATCGAGGTGATGGTAAAGGCGCCGCTCGACGCTGGCCCCGACGATATTCGCGCCTGCGACGCCATCCTGCTCGGCACCACCGAAAACCTCGGCTACATGAGCGGGGCGTTGAAGGACTTCTTCGATCGCAGCTACTACGCCGTGCTCGAGGAAAAGCAGGGCCTGCCCTGCGCGCTCTACGTGCGCGCCGGCCATGACGGCACCGGCACCCGCCGGGCAGTGGAGTCGATCGTCACCGGGCTGCGCTGGCGGTGGGTGCAGGACCCGCTGATCCTGCGGGGTGACTGGCAGGACGCCTTCGCCGACCAGTTGGAAGAACTGGGGCTCTACCTGGCCGCCGGCCTGGATACCGGGATTTGGTGA
- a CDS encoding DUF488 domain-containing protein produces the protein MEHDIQLKRIYAEPEADDGSRVLVDRLWPRGKRRETLALSDWYRDASPSNGLRRDWHQAKISHGVFTRRYRWEMADAKDCLLPLMRLARRGRLTLLSAARDLEQSHLPILREALLEALAKEDREADGTAPSSPPCYAASMATEPAAGQRPDS, from the coding sequence ATGGAGCATGACATTCAGTTGAAGCGTATCTATGCCGAACCGGAGGCCGACGACGGCTCACGCGTGCTGGTGGATCGGCTGTGGCCCCGGGGCAAACGGCGGGAAACGCTGGCACTGAGTGACTGGTACCGAGATGCCTCCCCTTCCAATGGCCTGCGCCGTGACTGGCACCAGGCCAAGATCAGCCATGGCGTCTTCACCCGCCGCTATCGCTGGGAGATGGCGGATGCCAAGGACTGCCTGCTGCCGCTGATGCGCTTGGCGCGCCGCGGGCGGCTGACGCTACTGTCTGCGGCGCGCGACCTTGAACAATCTCACCTGCCGATCCTGCGCGAGGCGCTGCTTGAGGCACTTGCCAAGGAAGACCGCGAGGCAGACGGCACCGCTCCCAGCTCACCCCCCTGCTATGCGGCCTCGATGGCCACCGAGCCTGCGGCCGGCCAACGGCCGGACTCTTGA
- a CDS encoding LysR family transcriptional regulator, whose product MDTDLLRAFVTVAECEGFSAAGKVLHRTQSAVSLQIKRLEDQMGESLFERTSRSVVLTPPGGRLLPYARHILKLQDEAQRVMGVERQGELIRLGTSEEQASTYLPELLPRFASRFPEVRLEVICSISGSLVHDFQEGLLDAALVVRHGPTQTGRLLGREPMVWVVAEDCSLEEWDTLPLALNPEGCTFRSHAFAALGPTDWRWDVRYSSQSPTGINLPVQAGLAATVKTPRSVPAGCRIVGDDEGLPPLGHVEIELHRTPGHSSDAFTAFCDELEAIVTGTASLESLKYVASEGVGD is encoded by the coding sequence ATGGATACCGACCTGCTACGCGCCTTCGTCACGGTCGCCGAATGCGAGGGGTTCAGCGCCGCCGGCAAGGTGCTGCACCGCACCCAGTCGGCCGTCAGCCTGCAGATCAAACGACTCGAAGACCAGATGGGCGAATCGCTGTTCGAGCGCACCAGCCGCAGCGTGGTACTGACGCCGCCCGGAGGGCGCCTGCTGCCCTACGCCCGCCATATCCTCAAGCTGCAGGATGAGGCGCAGCGGGTAATGGGCGTGGAGCGCCAGGGCGAGCTAATCCGGCTTGGCACCTCCGAGGAACAGGCCAGTACCTACCTGCCTGAGCTGCTGCCGCGCTTCGCCTCCCGCTTCCCCGAGGTACGCCTCGAAGTCATCTGCAGCATCAGCGGCTCGCTAGTGCATGACTTTCAGGAAGGTCTGTTGGATGCTGCCCTGGTGGTGCGCCACGGGCCGACCCAGACCGGCCGGCTGCTGGGACGCGAGCCGATGGTCTGGGTGGTAGCCGAGGACTGTTCGCTCGAGGAATGGGATACCCTGCCGCTGGCTCTGAACCCCGAAGGCTGCACCTTCCGTTCCCATGCCTTCGCGGCACTGGGTCCTACCGACTGGCGCTGGGACGTACGCTACTCCAGCCAGTCGCCCACCGGCATCAACCTGCCGGTTCAGGCGGGCCTGGCGGCCACCGTCAAGACCCCGCGCAGTGTTCCCGCAGGCTGTCGCATCGTCGGCGATGACGAAGGCCTGCCCCCGCTTGGGCATGTCGAGATCGAGCTGCATCGCACGCCGGGGCATTCAAGCGACGCCTTCACCGCCTTCTGCGACGAGCTGGAAGCCATCGTCACCGGCACCGCTTCGCTGGAATCGCTCAAGTATGTGGCAAGCGAAGGAGTGGGTGACTAG
- a CDS encoding Xaa-Pro peptidase family protein: protein MSIVDFDNLTDNEPATIPVVPSSPVGNGDSIPTAFDPVQLRGGRLKRLRQMMAEQGYGAVVLFDPYNQRYATGSRNMFGYFLRNSTRYIYVPLEGPVILFEYPGSAHVSTWLETIDESRTSKVVWSAVNQRDNLSSDPFGIEIAELMEEHGRGNKKIGLDRCALNLARSLEAQGLEVFDCMQDTLHCRRIKTPEEIACLAQSMAGSEAAVAEVEAAIKPGVTETELFATLYGNVIKQGGEFIETRLLSSGPRTNPWFNEASDRVVRPGELIALDTDTIGCHGYYSDFSRTFHVGPGRPSGYQQSLYQMAYDQVHHNMSILRPGMSYREIAEKAWKIPERFLDRRYPSIIHGVGMHGETPLVAHHMDFDRFSKDGILEPGMVVSVESYIGEVGGADGVKLEEEVLVTETGIEKLSRYPFDEALLGRQV from the coding sequence ATGAGCATCGTCGACTTCGACAACCTGACCGACAACGAACCCGCCACGATTCCGGTGGTGCCTTCGTCGCCCGTGGGCAACGGCGACAGCATTCCCACCGCCTTCGACCCGGTGCAGCTGCGTGGCGGGCGCCTCAAGCGCCTGCGCCAGATGATGGCCGAGCAGGGCTACGGCGCCGTAGTGCTGTTTGACCCCTACAACCAGCGCTATGCCACCGGTTCGCGCAACATGTTCGGCTACTTCCTGCGCAACTCCACCCGCTACATCTATGTGCCGCTCGAAGGGCCGGTGATCCTTTTCGAGTACCCGGGCAGCGCCCACGTCTCGACCTGGCTCGAGACCATCGACGAATCTCGCACCTCCAAGGTGGTGTGGTCGGCGGTCAACCAGCGCGACAACCTGTCCTCCGATCCCTTCGGCATCGAGATCGCCGAGCTGATGGAAGAGCACGGCCGCGGCAACAAGAAGATCGGCCTGGACCGCTGCGCGCTGAACCTGGCCCGCTCGCTGGAGGCGCAGGGTCTCGAGGTCTTCGACTGCATGCAGGACACCCTGCATTGCCGCCGCATCAAGACTCCGGAAGAGATCGCCTGCCTGGCCCAGTCGATGGCAGGCTCAGAGGCCGCGGTGGCCGAAGTGGAAGCCGCCATCAAGCCGGGCGTCACCGAGACCGAGCTGTTTGCGACTCTCTACGGCAACGTCATCAAGCAGGGCGGCGAGTTCATCGAGACGCGCCTGCTGTCCTCCGGCCCGCGCACCAACCCCTGGTTCAACGAGGCAAGCGATAGGGTCGTGCGCCCCGGCGAGCTGATCGCGCTGGACACCGACACCATCGGCTGTCACGGCTACTACTCCGATTTCTCGCGCACCTTCCATGTCGGGCCGGGTCGCCCCAGCGGCTACCAGCAGAGCCTCTACCAGATGGCCTATGACCAGGTGCACCACAACATGTCGATCCTCAGGCCCGGCATGAGCTATCGCGAGATCGCAGAAAAGGCCTGGAAGATTCCCGAGCGCTTCCTCGATCGTCGCTATCCGTCGATCATTCATGGGGTCGGCATGCATGGCGAAACGCCGTTGGTCGCTCACCACATGGACTTCGACCGCTTCTCGAAGGACGGCATCCTCGAGCCCGGCATGGTGGTCTCGGTAGAGAGCTATATCGGCGAAGTCGGCGGTGCCGACGGCGTCAAGCTCGAGGAAGAAGTGCTGGTCACCGAGACCGGCATCGAGAAGCTCTCGCGCTATCCGTTCGATGAAGCCCTGCTGGGCCGCCAGGTCTGA
- a CDS encoding CoA-acylating methylmalonate-semialdehyde dehydrogenase: MHTLNHLIAGEAVSGERTIEVLNPATADPVRRLAMADGATVKRAIDAAREAQPAWRDMPPAKRAQVMYRFKTLLERDADEICALVSEEHGKVLEDAMGELKRGIENVEYACGVPELLKGEYSHNAGPGIDTWSNHQPLGIVAGITPFNFPAMVPLWMYPMALACGNAFILKPSEQAPSAAVKMAELLDEAGLPKGLFSVVHGDREAVDALIEAPEVRALSFVGSTPVARKIYEGGTQQGKRVQALGGAKNHAVVLPDADIDNAASTLIGAAYGSAGERCMAISVAVCVGDDTADALVKRLAAQARELKIGPGTEKGLDMGALINAGQRDKVAGYIEQGAAAAAGAELVVDGRQHPLVEGSKGYFLGATLFDRVTPEMSIYRDEIFGPVLCVVRVETFEEAIALINDHQYGNGTCVFTRDGEAGRRFADAIEVGMVGINVPLPVPVAFHSFGGWKDSLFGDLHAYGPDAVRFYTRRKAVSQRWPQRSAQESAQFSFPS; the protein is encoded by the coding sequence ATGCATACCCTGAACCATCTCATCGCCGGTGAAGCCGTCAGCGGCGAGCGCACCATCGAGGTGTTGAACCCGGCCACCGCCGACCCCGTGCGCCGCCTGGCCATGGCCGACGGTGCCACCGTCAAGCGCGCCATCGATGCCGCCCGAGAAGCCCAGCCCGCCTGGCGCGATATGCCGCCGGCCAAGCGCGCCCAGGTGATGTACCGCTTCAAGACCCTGCTCGAGCGTGATGCCGACGAGATCTGCGCGCTGGTCAGCGAAGAGCACGGCAAGGTGCTGGAAGACGCCATGGGCGAGCTCAAGCGCGGCATCGAGAACGTCGAGTACGCCTGCGGCGTGCCGGAACTGCTCAAGGGCGAGTATTCCCACAATGCAGGCCCCGGCATCGACACCTGGTCGAACCATCAGCCGCTGGGCATTGTCGCCGGCATCACGCCGTTCAACTTCCCGGCCATGGTGCCGCTGTGGATGTACCCGATGGCGCTGGCCTGCGGCAACGCCTTCATCCTCAAGCCTTCCGAACAGGCGCCCTCGGCCGCGGTCAAGATGGCCGAGCTGCTCGACGAGGCCGGTCTGCCCAAGGGCCTGTTCAGCGTGGTGCACGGTGACCGCGAGGCCGTCGATGCGCTGATCGAGGCGCCTGAGGTTCGTGCGCTGAGCTTCGTGGGTTCTACCCCGGTGGCGCGCAAGATCTACGAAGGCGGCACCCAGCAGGGCAAGCGCGTGCAGGCCCTCGGCGGCGCCAAGAACCATGCCGTCGTGCTGCCGGATGCGGACATCGATAATGCCGCCAGCACCCTGATCGGCGCCGCCTACGGCAGTGCCGGCGAACGCTGCATGGCGATTTCCGTTGCCGTATGTGTGGGCGATGACACCGCCGATGCCCTGGTCAAGCGCCTCGCCGCCCAGGCCCGCGAGCTCAAGATCGGCCCGGGCACCGAGAAGGGCCTCGACATGGGCGCGCTGATCAACGCCGGCCAGCGCGACAAGGTCGCCGGCTACATCGAGCAGGGCGCCGCCGCCGCCGCCGGCGCCGAGCTGGTCGTCGATGGTCGCCAGCATCCGCTGGTTGAAGGATCAAAGGGCTACTTCCTCGGCGCGACCCTGTTCGACCGGGTCACCCCGGAGATGAGCATCTACCGCGACGAGATCTTCGGCCCCGTGCTGTGCGTGGTCCGCGTCGAGACCTTCGAAGAAGCCATCGCGCTGATCAACGACCACCAGTACGGCAACGGCACCTGCGTGTTCACCCGCGATGGCGAGGCCGGCCGCCGCTTCGCCGATGCCATCGAGGTCGGCATGGTGGGTATCAACGTGCCGCTGCCGGTGCCGGTTGCTTTCCACAGCTTCGGCGGCTGGAAAGACTCGCTGTTTGGCGACCTGCACGCCTACGGCCCGGATGCCGTGCGCTTTTACACCCGCCGCAAGGCCGTCTCCCAGCGCTGGCCGCAGCGCAGCGCCCAGGAGAGCGCCCAGTTCAGCTTCCCCTCCTAG
- a CDS encoding GGDEF domain-containing protein, whose amino-acid sequence MISIEQMGIVLGALPDPVFIISRSGKYVAVFGGRDARYYHDGSGLVGLNIADVVKKEKADWFLQQIGLALDSGNLLIREYELSNKDVRGLREDGPQQPIWFEGRIQGLDFQVDGEAVVLWVASNISERHDMEVQLRALSDTDQLTGLFNRRKLELDLALFHETFERHSVPTSILMFDLDNLKKINDTLGHYEGDEIIVAVSNVCRSELRKTDIACRFGGDEFVIGLPNIELEHAVQFSNRLHECFNRELSRFCMEGISTTVSIGVATMLPEDRSYEDTLKRADNALYEAKRSGKNRVVAG is encoded by the coding sequence ATGATTAGTATTGAGCAGATGGGCATTGTGCTGGGGGCATTGCCAGACCCTGTATTTATAATATCGCGCAGCGGAAAATACGTGGCCGTGTTCGGTGGCCGTGATGCTCGTTACTACCACGACGGGAGTGGGCTCGTCGGGTTGAACATTGCCGATGTGGTGAAAAAAGAGAAGGCCGATTGGTTTCTGCAGCAGATCGGACTCGCCCTGGATTCCGGTAATCTATTGATTAGAGAATACGAATTAAGCAATAAGGATGTCAGGGGGTTGCGAGAGGACGGCCCCCAGCAGCCAATCTGGTTCGAAGGCCGTATTCAGGGGCTCGATTTTCAAGTGGACGGTGAAGCCGTGGTGCTCTGGGTTGCCAGTAATATTTCTGAGCGACACGACATGGAGGTCCAACTGCGTGCGCTCAGCGACACCGATCAGCTCACGGGGCTTTTTAACCGAAGAAAGCTTGAACTCGACCTGGCGCTTTTTCATGAAACCTTTGAAAGGCACTCAGTGCCGACGTCCATTCTGATGTTTGACCTTGATAACCTTAAGAAAATTAATGATACCTTAGGGCATTATGAAGGTGATGAAATCATCGTGGCTGTCAGTAATGTTTGTCGCTCAGAGCTGAGAAAAACCGATATTGCGTGTCGCTTTGGCGGGGACGAGTTTGTGATTGGCCTGCCCAATATTGAACTGGAGCACGCGGTGCAGTTTTCCAACCGGCTGCATGAGTGCTTCAACCGTGAGCTGAGTCGCTTTTGTATGGAGGGTATCTCCACCACCGTCAGCATCGGGGTAGCGACCATGCTGCCTGAAGACCGCTCGTATGAAGACACCCTGAAACGCGCGGACAATGCATTGTACGAAGCGAAACGAAGCGGCAAGAACCGGGTTGTTGCGGGGTGA
- a CDS encoding VOC family protein: MNPRISMITLGVSDLARSIHFYEQGLGLPRMASPPTVAFFPLNGSWLGLYGRDALAEDAGVPAEGSGFRGMALAHNLGSEAEVDALLDQAVAAGATLVKPAQPVFWGGYSGYFVDPDGHLWEVAYNPFCWIGPSDDVA; the protein is encoded by the coding sequence GTGAACCCCAGAATCAGCATGATTACCCTCGGCGTGAGCGATCTGGCTCGTTCGATCCACTTCTACGAGCAAGGCCTGGGCCTGCCACGCATGGCATCGCCGCCTACCGTGGCATTCTTCCCGCTCAACGGTAGCTGGCTGGGGTTGTATGGCCGCGACGCCCTTGCCGAGGACGCCGGCGTGCCAGCCGAAGGCAGTGGTTTTCGTGGCATGGCCCTGGCCCACAACCTGGGCTCTGAAGCCGAAGTCGATGCTCTTCTCGATCAGGCGGTGGCCGCTGGTGCCACACTGGTCAAGCCCGCGCAGCCGGTCTTCTGGGGCGGTTATTCCGGCTACTTTGTAGACCCCGACGGCCACCTGTGGGAGGTGGCCTATAACCCCTTCTGTTGGATCGGCCCCAGTGATGACGTTGCCTAG
- a CDS encoding YbhB/YbcL family Raf kinase inhibitor-like protein: protein MAFAPSSMQLTSSAFSAHGAIPAKHTGEGENVSPALSWKDAPEGTKGFAVICHDPDAPLVQNGSYGFVHWLLYNLPADTMSLDEATTVGTSGVNDTGKNGYSGPMPPEGHGDHLYYFWVLALDAQTDLPEGLTQPELLTKLEPHILGMNRLVGIYRRG, encoded by the coding sequence ATGGCTTTTGCACCCTCGAGCATGCAGCTCACCAGTTCCGCGTTCTCTGCCCACGGGGCAATTCCCGCCAAGCACACCGGGGAAGGAGAGAACGTCTCGCCGGCCCTCAGCTGGAAAGACGCTCCCGAAGGCACCAAGGGCTTCGCGGTGATCTGCCATGACCCGGATGCGCCGCTGGTACAGAATGGCAGCTACGGCTTCGTGCACTGGCTGCTCTACAACCTGCCGGCCGACACCATGTCGCTTGATGAGGCGACGACGGTGGGCACCAGCGGCGTCAACGATACCGGCAAGAACGGCTATAGCGGCCCGATGCCGCCGGAAGGCCATGGTGACCACCTGTACTACTTCTGGGTGCTGGCGCTGGATGCGCAAACTGATCTGCCCGAGGGCCTGACGCAGCCCGAGCTGCTGACCAAGCTTGAGCCGCATATTCTTGGCATGAACCGCCTGGTCGGCATCTATCGCCGCGGCTGA
- a CDS encoding pirin family protein codes for MSTLVEDRDLGSSRDCPVVEGKHQIQHVRPRTADVGGIPVNRVLPSRQRRLVGAWCFLDHAGPSVFKGDSRGLRVGPHPHIGLQTFTWMIEGEILHRDSQGNQQVIRPGQVNLMTAGRGISHTEESVPGETQLHAAQLWIALPEADRRTDPRFDHYPELPSWEEQGVAFTLLTGEFDGRRAPTLAFSPLVGVDLVSREASTLKLSLREDFEYGVLPLEGELDIEGETFPTNELAYLGRGREAVTLSLPAGGRVILVGGEPLDEEILIWWNFVGHSKAEIAEAQQDWEAGSERFGSIPDYDGDPLTPPPLPWKL; via the coding sequence ATGAGCACTCTCGTTGAAGATCGCGACCTGGGGTCGTCCCGCGACTGCCCGGTCGTCGAGGGCAAGCACCAGATTCAGCATGTTAGGCCTCGTACCGCCGATGTCGGGGGAATTCCCGTCAACCGTGTACTGCCTTCGCGGCAGCGCCGGCTGGTGGGAGCCTGGTGCTTCCTCGATCATGCCGGGCCGAGCGTCTTCAAGGGCGACTCCCGCGGGTTGCGGGTTGGCCCCCACCCGCACATCGGCCTGCAGACGTTCACCTGGATGATCGAGGGCGAAATCCTGCACCGCGACAGTCAGGGCAACCAGCAGGTGATTCGCCCCGGCCAGGTCAACCTGATGACCGCGGGGCGTGGCATCAGCCACACCGAAGAGTCGGTCCCCGGCGAGACTCAACTGCATGCCGCTCAGCTGTGGATCGCGCTGCCTGAAGCGGATCGCCGCACCGACCCGCGCTTCGATCATTATCCCGAGTTGCCGTCCTGGGAAGAGCAGGGCGTCGCTTTCACGTTGCTGACCGGCGAGTTCGACGGCCGGCGGGCGCCGACGCTGGCTTTCTCGCCGCTGGTGGGGGTGGATCTGGTCAGCCGAGAGGCCAGCACTCTGAAGCTTTCGCTGCGGGAAGACTTCGAGTACGGCGTGTTACCCCTCGAAGGCGAACTGGACATCGAAGGCGAGACCTTTCCGACCAACGAGCTGGCCTATCTGGGTCGCGGGCGAGAGGCCGTCACCCTGTCACTCCCGGCGGGTGGCCGGGTCATACTGGTCGGCGGCGAGCCGCTGGACGAGGAGATCCTCATCTGGTGGAACTTCGTCGGCCACAGCAAGGCCGAGATCGCTGAGGCGCAGCAGGACTGGGAAGCCGGCAGCGAGCGCTTCGGCAGCATCCCCGATTACGACGGCGACCCCCTTACGCCGCCGCCGCTGCCCTGGAAGCTTTAG
- a CDS encoding thioredoxin family protein — protein MSLTSSKMIQLGRPMPAFDLRDAHGKSFSSKQFLGSPLLVAFICNHCPFVKHIAYAFSDFAQEYHDHGLEIVAINSNDFTKHPDDSPEQMIEEERRRGYTFPYLIDETQRVAFDFDAACTPDFFLFDRYHRLAYHGQFDSSRPSKDLPVTGKDLRAAADLVLSGDAPDPDQMPSSGCSIKWK, from the coding sequence ATGTCGCTTACATCATCAAAGATGATCCAACTGGGCAGACCCATGCCGGCCTTCGACCTTCGGGATGCCCACGGCAAGTCGTTCAGCAGTAAGCAGTTCCTTGGCAGTCCCTTACTGGTGGCCTTTATCTGCAATCACTGCCCGTTCGTTAAACACATCGCCTATGCATTTTCCGATTTTGCTCAGGAGTATCACGATCACGGACTGGAGATCGTCGCCATAAACAGCAACGACTTCACGAAACACCCCGATGACAGCCCGGAGCAAATGATCGAAGAGGAACGCCGGCGCGGCTACACCTTCCCCTACCTGATTGACGAGACGCAGAGGGTCGCCTTCGACTTTGATGCCGCCTGCACGCCGGACTTCTTCCTGTTCGACCGATACCACCGGCTGGCTTACCACGGCCAATTCGATTCCAGCCGCCCCAGCAAGGACCTGCCGGTAACCGGCAAAGACTTACGAGCCGCCGCCGATTTGGTGCTCTCGGGCGATGCCCCGGACCCGGACCAGATGCCGTCGAGCGGCTGCAGCATCAAGTGGAAATAG
- a CDS encoding complex I NDUFA9 subunit family protein, with translation MPDGPITVFGGTGFLGRAIVRELLEAGHSVRIAARSPRLPEDIDDGDPISLCSADIQDEASVAKALAGAGGVVNAVSLYVESRRLTFDAIHVEAAGRLARLAREAGISRLVHVSGIGVDEHSTSRYISARARGEAAVLKAFPKATLLRPSVLFGPNDAFLSALEKLTRLPVIPLFGQGEAQLQPVHVRDVARAVGKMLGPRPPAWRLFELGGEDAMRYRDIIMLVMAHLRRDHPLVPIPMPVWRFLATLLSPLPSPPLTHDQLSLLALDNIVGRHVGTFTDLGIIPRSLRESLPSCLITD, from the coding sequence ATGCCCGACGGCCCGATCACAGTCTTCGGCGGCACCGGCTTTTTGGGCCGGGCTATCGTGCGTGAGCTGCTGGAAGCCGGCCACAGCGTGCGCATCGCCGCCCGCTCACCTCGCCTGCCCGAGGACATCGATGATGGAGATCCCATCAGCCTTTGCAGCGCTGACATTCAGGATGAGGCCAGCGTCGCCAAGGCGCTGGCCGGCGCCGGCGGCGTCGTCAATGCGGTAAGCCTGTATGTGGAATCAAGGCGACTGACGTTTGACGCCATCCACGTCGAGGCAGCCGGCCGCTTGGCCAGACTCGCCCGCGAGGCCGGCATCAGCCGGCTGGTGCATGTCTCCGGAATCGGCGTCGACGAACATTCGACGTCGCGGTATATAAGCGCCCGCGCCCGGGGCGAAGCGGCCGTGCTCAAGGCCTTCCCCAAGGCCACGCTGCTGCGCCCCAGCGTGCTGTTCGGGCCCAATGACGCCTTCCTGTCAGCGTTGGAAAAGCTCACCCGCTTGCCAGTGATCCCACTGTTTGGCCAGGGCGAGGCGCAGCTACAGCCCGTCCATGTGCGGGATGTCGCCCGCGCGGTAGGAAAAATGCTGGGACCGCGTCCGCCGGCCTGGCGGCTCTTCGAGCTGGGCGGCGAAGACGCAATGCGCTATCGCGACATCATCATGCTAGTGATGGCCCACTTACGCCGTGATCACCCGCTGGTACCCATTCCCATGCCGGTATGGCGCTTCCTGGCCACCCTGCTCTCGCCCCTGCCAAGCCCCCCGCTGACTCATGACCAGTTGTCGCTGCTGGCGCTGGACAACATCGTCGGCCGTCATGTCGGCACCTTCACCGACCTGGGCATCATTCCCCGCTCGCTACGCGAAAGCCTGCCCAGCTGCTTGATCACCGACTAA
- a CDS encoding DsbA family protein, protein MSSPRITIDVFSDYLCPFCYLEEPELAALKARFGEAIDIRWRAFELRPEPAPTLEPDGDYLHDIWGRAVYPMAEERGMTLRLPRIQPRSRLAHEATAWARDVDAQSTDEKTGTVEDINAADTLRSALFRGFFEDSLDLADPTALVAVANDLGLDGESLEKALDERRYREQVLADQQAAQELGIQGVPELRFSLNGEHAGILEGAQPRRQLLLAVERLLDLMD, encoded by the coding sequence ATGAGCTCACCTCGCATCACCATCGATGTGTTCAGCGACTATCTCTGCCCCTTCTGCTATCTGGAGGAGCCAGAACTGGCGGCGCTAAAGGCCCGCTTCGGTGAGGCAATCGACATTCGCTGGCGGGCCTTCGAGCTGCGCCCCGAGCCCGCACCGACGCTGGAGCCAGACGGCGACTATCTGCACGATATCTGGGGACGCGCCGTTTACCCCATGGCCGAAGAACGCGGCATGACGCTACGCTTGCCGCGTATCCAGCCACGCTCTCGGCTGGCCCATGAGGCGACCGCCTGGGCCAGAGACGTCGATGCCCAGAGCACCGACGAGAAGACCGGTACCGTCGAAGATATCAATGCCGCCGACACCCTGCGCTCGGCACTGTTTCGTGGCTTTTTCGAAGACAGCCTGGACCTGGCGGACCCGACGGCACTGGTGGCAGTGGCAAATGACCTCGGTCTGGATGGCGAGTCGCTCGAGAAAGCGCTGGATGAAAGGCGCTATCGCGAGCAGGTACTGGCTGACCAGCAGGCCGCTCAGGAGCTGGGTATTCAAGGCGTGCCAGAACTACGTTTCTCGCTTAACGGCGAGCATGCCGGCATCCTCGAAGGCGCCCAGCCGCGACGCCAGCTGCTGCTGGCCGTGGAGCGACTGCTAGACCTGATGGACTAA